TCAATACAGAAACCCGTGAAGCATTCTGGATCTTCGAATCCAAAGAGTCTGCTACAGGATTTCCTCCCACAGATGTGATGAAGGGTTTCCTGCCTGTGAACGATCCTGAACATGCAGGCGAAGGATTCATTACGTATACCATCAAAGGTGCACCTAATGCAGCTACCGGTGATACGGTACATGCGAAAGCTTCCATCGTTTTCGACGATAATGCGCCCATTGAAACGCCTCCCATCTGGAATACACTCGATGCCGGCGATCCACATAGCAGCATGAAGCCGCTTCCGGCCAAAGCAGAAGGCTCATCGCTCAAACTGGAATGGACAGGTGCAGATGATCCGGAAGGATCAGGTATCAGACATTACGATCTCTACATGTCGAAAGACAATGGACCCTTTCTGGTTTATAAAGAAGGCATCAAAGAAACATTCGTTGACTTCAACGAAGAAGGAGGGCACTATAAATTCTTCGTTATTGCAACCGATAATGTTGGCCACCGCGAAGCACAGAAAACCGCTGCAGAAGTATCCGTTGAATGGAGACCTTCTTTGGGATGTCCTTCCAATAAAATTGCAGAACCCGATGCAGGTGTGTGTACTGCCGTGGTAACGGGTATCGATCCGGACAGAGGCGCTCTTTCTTCCACTGTTGTGATCAGCTACACGCTCAGCGGCGCAACTACCGCCACTGGGACGGGTTCAGCCAGTGGGCTCAGTTTCAACAAAGGAGTAACCACTGTTACCTATTCCGCCAACACCAATCCGGTGGTGACCTGCTCCTTTACAGTAACCGTGAACGAAAGGGCAGAGATCTGTAACAACCAGATCGATGATGATTGCGATGGCCAGGTGGACGAAGATTGCCCAACAGGCGCAGTGCTCTGGTACCGCGATGCCGATAACGATGGCTATGGCGACATCAACAATACTGTTCTTGCCGTGAGCAAACCCGATGGCTATGTTGCCGATCTCAGGGATTGTAACGATGGCGATGCTACCGTGCATCCCGGCGCTACCGAAATCTGCAACAACAATGTAGATGATGATTGCGATGGTCAGGTAGATGAGGATTGCCCCACCAACGAAACTACCTGGTACCGGGACGCTGATAACGATTCCTATGGCGATCCCAACAATACCCGCCGTGCTGCCAGCAAACCCGATGGCTATGTAGCAGACAACAGGGATTGCAATGATAATAACGCCAATATTCATCCGGGCGCTACGGAGATCTGTGGCAATAACCAGGATGATGATTGCGATGGACAGGTAGATGAGAATTGTCCTGCATCGAAAACCTGGTACCGCGACAATGATAACGATGGTTATGGTGATGAAGCACATTCGGTGCAGTCCGCAGACAAGCCAGCCGGATATGTAGACAGGAAAGGCGATTGCAACGATAATAACCCGAATATCCATCCCGGCGCTACGGAGGTTTGTGATGGTGTTGATAATAACTGTGATGGCAGAGGTGATGATTGCGCTCCAGGTCTTTATGCCAGGGCGATGCCCAACCCCAGCAACCGTTTCTTCCGCATCGTTATGCAGAGCGATCAACGCGAAGCAGTGACCATTACCATCCGTAACAGCAATGGCAAAGTGATGGAAGTGATCCGGACAGCTGTAACGGCCACACCTGAGTTTGGCGCCAACTATACTTCCGGTATCTACTATGCGGAAATAGTGCAGGGCGGCAGAAGAACAGTACTGAAACTGATCAAGCTTCCCTGATCATAATGATTGAGAAGGAGAGGGGCTGACCTCATTTTGATGTCAGCCCCTTTTAATTGCTCCGATCTTCTTAAATTAGCGCACCCATAACTATACTGTATGAAATGGAAAGGCTATCTAATTGGGATCGTTATTGCTGTTATTGCGCTGATATTACTCTTCACCCGCATGAACAACAGGATCAGGAATAAGATCAGTAAGGAAGAGGCCGCGCAGAAAGCAGCTCACCAGGACCTTCCCGTGTATACGCCTCCCATCGATTCCTTTCCATATCTCTACAAACCTTATGATACCATGAGCATCACACCTAACAGCTGGGCCCTTGTATTGAAAGGCAGCAAAGCCGATGTGGA
This portion of the Pseudobacter ginsenosidimutans genome encodes:
- a CDS encoding MopE-related protein, which translates into the protein MSQSCNGDEKCRDIANLINLSVQRSSAAQKAYSRAQKKACLTCDDVFRFAGSKMINTYCADAPLTINDSVTLDMEIHPEVKKNLKNFEVGSVSRTFDVKSGESPRLRIGDLGSSRVFYVKGTFSLNNQNITCGSTVSIEFKSVDCGKPAHRWRIPVRASVDPNDIIGPEGFGDGKMVSSRLPQPYTIRFENDSNLATAPAQIVHITHPLDKNVDPFSIRLGNFGFGKYVFEIPEDRTFYNTRLDLNADLGIVVDLTAGINTETREAFWIFESKESATGFPPTDVMKGFLPVNDPEHAGEGFITYTIKGAPNAATGDTVHAKASIVFDDNAPIETPPIWNTLDAGDPHSSMKPLPAKAEGSSLKLEWTGADDPEGSGIRHYDLYMSKDNGPFLVYKEGIKETFVDFNEEGGHYKFFVIATDNVGHREAQKTAAEVSVEWRPSLGCPSNKIAEPDAGVCTAVVTGIDPDRGALSSTVVISYTLSGATTATGTGSASGLSFNKGVTTVTYSANTNPVVTCSFTVTVNERAEICNNQIDDDCDGQVDEDCPTGAVLWYRDADNDGYGDINNTVLAVSKPDGYVADLRDCNDGDATVHPGATEICNNNVDDDCDGQVDEDCPTNETTWYRDADNDSYGDPNNTRRAASKPDGYVADNRDCNDNNANIHPGATEICGNNQDDDCDGQVDENCPASKTWYRDNDNDGYGDEAHSVQSADKPAGYVDRKGDCNDNNPNIHPGATEVCDGVDNNCDGRGDDCAPGLYARAMPNPSNRFFRIVMQSDQREAVTITIRNSNGKVMEVIRTAVTATPEFGANYTSGIYYAEIVQGGRRTVLKLIKLP